The genome window GGCTGTTTCACGTGAAACATCTCGTTTGCAAGATATCTGGGTGGGGCCAAAACATGAGGCTGCGCCCCTGGTTGCCCAGTTACTTGGCCAAGACTTATCTCACGAATGTAATTTAACCGAGCTTTTGAGGCGCCCTGGCATTACTTATGAGGCAATTACCGCTTTGGGTAACGGCCTTTGGTCCCCTGGCGTCCTGGATGAGGACCTCGGTTTGGCGGCACAAATTAGTGATCAAGTTGAAATTTCAGTTAAATACCAAGGCTATATTGATCGTCAGGCAGTAGAAATCGCCCGCCAAGAACATAATGAGTCATTCCCTCTTCCTGAGACCCTAGATTATTCTCAGGTGCTTGGTCTATCTAAAGAGGTTCAGCAAAAACTCAATCTGCACAAGCCTTCAACCTTGGGCCAGGCAGGCAGAATTTCTGGGGTAACGCCAGCGGCGCTCTCTTTGCTTTTAGTACACCTTAAAAAGGGTTTGGGTCGCACCCAAGAGACAGCATGACCGAGGACTTGCTCGCGCTGGGCATTGAAGAATTAGGCCTTAATTTAAGTGATGCCAATATTGCGGACTTAGAGCTTTTCTTGCAAGAAATGGGCCGCTGGAATCAGGTTCACAACCTCACCGCTATTGAAAACGAGCAAGACTCTATTCGACTGCATCTCATTGATTCCATTGTAGTTTTGCCTATTTTAAGACAGTTTCTGAAAACTTCTAACCCTAAAATTGCTGACCTTGGCTCGGGTGGCGGTTTGCCCGCTATTCCTATTGCGATTGTTCAGCCAGAATGGCGCTTGTCCTTGATTGAAGCGATTCGAAAAAAGACTGCATTTTTGCAGCATGTGCGCGGCAAATTAAAGCTCAGCAACATAGAGGTCTTAAGTGAGCGAGTTGAGAATGTTGCAATGCAGCAACCAGGGCAATTTGACGCGGTAATTTCCCGGGCATTTACAAACTTAGCCCGTTATTTGGAGCTCTCGCTCCCACTTCTAAAGCCAGATGGCTTGGTATTTGCGATGAAGGCCAAGCGGGCAGACGAAGAAATGGCCGATGTTTGTAAAGAAGATTGGCGCTTGCTCGCCGATGAGACCCTATCCATACCGAACCTCTCAGTAGAGCGGCGCCTTTTAGTGCTGACCCCCGTGAGAAAATCGATCCCTTCCCTTTAAGTAAAACCCAAAGTACCCATGGCAAAAATTTTCTGCATTGCAAATCAAAAAGGTGGCGTTGGCAAGACCACTACGGCTGTAAATCTAGCGGCAGGATTGTCCGGCCTGAAGCAACGCGTCTTGTTGGTGGATTTGGATCCACAGGGTAATGCCACAATGGGCTCCGGCGTAGAAAAAGCGGACTTAAATAACAGCGTTTATCAGGTTCTGATTGGTTTAGCAGCAGTCAAAGATTGTGCGCAGCGTTGTGAAAGTTCTGCTTACGATGTTTTACCGGCAAATCGTGATTTAGCGGGAGCAGAAATTGAATTAGTTGACATTGATGCACGCGAATCTCGTTTGAAAGACGCACTTGGACAAATTGCGAATGATTACGACTTTATTTTGATTGATTGTCCACCAGCATTGTCACTATTAACGCTCAATGGATTATGTGCGGCGAATGGTGTCATCGTGCCAATGCAGTGCGAATACTTCGCGCTAGAAGGTTTATCTGATTTAGTAAACACGATCAAACAAGTACACGCAAATTTAAATCCAGATCTTGTCATTATTGGTTTATTGCGCGTGATGTTTGATGCGCGCATGACCTTGCAGCAACAGGTATCAGAGCAGTTACTTGAGCACTTTGGCGACAAGGTATTTAAGACGATTATTCCGCGTAACGTTAGGCTTGCCGAAGCCCCATCTTATGGCCTTCCAGGCGTTGCTTTTGACAAGACATCGCGCGGAGCAAAGGCCTATTTAGAGTTTGGTGCCGAGATGGTTGAGCGCATTAAACACATGTAATTTTTAAGAAGATAAACATCATGGTTGCAATTAAGAAAAAAGGTTTGGGCAGAGGTTTAGAGGCCTTGTTGGGCGAGAAAACGCCGCAAGTAAATTCGTCTGCAGAAATAAATCGTTTGCCACTAACCGCATTGCAGGCTGGCAAATATCAGCCGCGTCAAAAAATGGAAGCAGGCGCATTACAAGAGTTGGCAGAGAGCATCCGTGAGCAAGGTGTAATGCAACCACTATTGGTGCGCTTAGTGAGCCCAGGCAAATATGAAATCATTGCTGGTGAACGACGTTTCCGCGCAGCAACGATGGCTGGCTTGAAAGAGGTTCCAGTCTTGGTTTCTGGGGCGGATGATCAAGCTGCAGCAGCAATGGCCTTGGTCGAGAACATGCAGCGCGAAGACTTGAACCCGCTGGAAGAGTCTCAGGGTTTAGCGCGACTCATTGAGGAATTTGGCTTTACCCATGAACAGGCTGCAAAAGCGGTTGGTAAGTCTCGCAGCGCCATTAGCAACCTTTTACGCTTGGCTCAACTGGCAAAGCCTGTACAAGCGATGCTCTTGGCAGGGGATATTGATATGGGCCATGCCCGCGCCCTTTTGCCCCTTCCTGGCGCTAGCCAGGTTGCTTTAGCGCAGAAAATTGCCGCTCAAGGCCTTTCTGTTAGGGAGGCAGAGAGAATGTCTACGGCGCTTGCAAGCGCCGGTGGTCAGATTGGAGACAAAAAGGCTAAAAGTAAGCCGGGCGAATTAGCACCAAGTCGGGACCCTGATATGCGCCGCTTGACCCAAGAAATCGCTGATCTCATTGGATTGAGCGCTGAATTTAAGTTCAAAGGCAAAGGTGGAGAGCTCAGAATTAGCTTTAGCCAATTCGATGAGCTTGATTCCTTATTAAAAAAGTTGGGTATTTCTGCTGATTAGGCATAACAACGGTTGATTTCGCGAGATAAATTTCTGGATAAGCCCAAACAATTTGTTGCTCATGAGTGGGATGAGCTAGAGCAGGATTCATATAAAACCCTTACAAAACAGGAGATGGACGCATTGCGTGCATCAAAGCCGCGCAACTTCGCAACCATAAACTCGTGGTGGGTAGTGCTTGGACAGGTGGCGGTAACCGTATTAATTGCTTGCTTGTGTTTTATTTTTTCTGACCGAGCTGACAGAACCGTTTATACTTATTCGGCTTTAGTGGGCGGTTTGATTGGATTTTTGCCTTCCGCGCTGTTTTTGATGCGAATAGAGGCGGCAAGAAAGAGTAGTAAATCAAATGCTGGCGGCTTTTTAGCAGCAATAGTTTCTGGCGAATTTATCAAAATCCTAGCAACTTTTGGCTTGTTCATTGGCTTTGCGCTAAAGCAGCCTGATTTAAAATGGATCCCGTTGCTTGTTGCCTATTTAGCTACGCTTAAGTGTTATCTCTTGGCGTGGTTCTGGAAGTAACAAGAAGCAAATAAACAAGGACAAGTAATAGATGTCTAGCGAAGTTAACGCAGCAGCAGAAGTAGCCCATCACGCGGCTACTGAACCGCTTACCCCCACCGCTTATATTGCAGAGCATTTGCAAAACCTCAACAACATTGGGGCAGCACAATCATCAATTATTGATTTCAGTGTTATTAATTTAGATACGATGTTCTGGACCACCCTCATGGGCTTGGTTGCAGTTTTCTTATTAGTCATTGCTGCTCGCAGAGCGTCTCCAGGCGTACCAGGCCGTTTTCAATGTTTAGTTGAGATGCTGGTTGAAATGGTTGAGACTCAATCAAAAGGAATCGTACATGGCGATAGATCCTATATCGCTCCGCTAGCACTATTTGTTTTCTGCTGGATCATTCTTTTGAATACGCTGGATTTGGTTCCGGTTGATTGGATCGTAGGCGTGAACCACTTCATTGGTAGTTTTGGTATTCATGTGCCTCACCATAAGATTGTTCCAACTACAGATTTGAACGCCACCTTAGGCCTATCCTTCTCTGTCCTGCTTTTGGTTTTCTTTTACAGCTTTAAGGTTAAAGGTGTTGGTGGCTTTATGCATGAGCTGATCTCTGCCCCATTTGGCGCCAAGTGGTATCTCATGCCTTTCAATCTGGTTTTAAACATCATCGAATATGTTGCTAAGGGCGTTTCTTTGGGAATGCGACTTTTTGGAAACATGTATGCGGGCGAATTGATCTTTTTATTGATTGCCCTCTTAGGAAGTATTTGGACCTTTAATTTGGATCTATCGATGTTAGGCTTTGTTGGCAACGTGCTTGCTGGCTCAGCTTGGGCGATCTTCCATATCCTGGTCATTTTGTTACAAGCTTTTATTTTCATGATGTTGACTTTGGTCTACATTGGCCAGGCTCATAGCCATCATTAACCCTTTTATTTTTAACCTCACCTTCAATACTTAGGAGTAAACATGCAAGCATTCTTAGCCAACATTCAAGGACTAACCGCTATCGGTATCGGCCTTATCATCGGCCTCGGCGCTTTAGGAGCCTGTTTGGGCATTGGCCTTATGGGTGGTAAGTTCATTGAGGGCGCTGCTCGTCAACCTGAACTCATCAACGAATTGCAAACCAAAATGTTCCTTTTGGCTGGTTTGATTGACGCTGCGTTCTTGATCGGCGTTGGTGTTGCAATGTTGTTTGCGTTTGCAAACCCACTGCTAGCAGTTATTAAGTAATTGTTTTGGCGCGGATGACCACAAGGTCATCCAAACGTTCTCAACAATACTGAAAGGAATATCGTGAATCTGAACGCGACCCTATTCGCGCAAATGATCGTCTTTTTTGTCTTATGGTGGGTTGTTGCACGCTTTGTGTGGCCACCACTAGTTAAGGCACTGGACGAGCGTTCAACCAAAATTGCTGATGGTTTGGCTGCGGCCGAGCGCGGAAAAGAAGAGTTAGCACTCGCAAATAATGCTGCTGAGCAAGAGCTTTCAAAAGCACGTCAAGAAGGTGTTCAGCGCGTTGCTGAAGCTGAAAAGCGCGCCCAAATGTCTGCCGATGAAATTCGTGCAAATGCACAAGCTGAAGCCGCACGAATTATTTCTCAAGCCAAAGAAGACGCTGACCAACAAGTGACTCGCGCCCGTGAAGTATTGCGTGCTGAAGTCGCAGTTTTAGCAGTTAAAGGCGCGGAGCAAATTTTGCGTCGCGAAGTTGATGCAAAAGCACACAGCGCGTTACTTGATCAATTAAAGGCAGAGCTTTGATATGGCTGAGTTAGCCACGATTGCACGCCCTTACGCTGAAGCGCTTTTTCAAAGCGCCCAGCCTAATGAGTTTGCTAAAACTTTAGAGCAATTAAATGAATTGGCACAACTGGCTGTGCTGCCAGAAATTGCTGGCTTGTCAAATAATCCAAAGGTATCTGCGGATGACCTAACCAAACTTTTATCTGGAATGGTTAAGACAAAGCTAGATGGCAAGATTGCGAGCTTTTTAAGCCTCGTGAATCAAAATCATCGTTTGGCAGCTATTCCTGAAATTGCCCATCAGTTTGAAGCAATGAAGAATAAGAGTGAAGGTGCAGCAGAAGTAATGATTACCAGTGCATTTCCTTTAGAGGGTTCTGCACTAAATGATTTGTTGTCAAGTTTGAAGAAGCGCTTTGGGGGTAAAGAATTGCGCCCAACTATTCAAGTTGATCCAGCGTTGATTGGCGGTGTTCGCATTCAAGTTGGTGATGAAGTCATGGATAGTTCTGTGAAGGCACAGTTAGCTCAAATGCAAGCAAGTCTTGGCGCATAAGTTATCCCTATTAAGAACATACGAAATAAGACCCAGGAGTAAGTAATGCAACTCAATCCTTCCGAGATCAGCGAGCTGATCAAAAGCCGAATTAGCGAATTGGGCGTTGACGCTCAATCCCGCAATGAGGGCACTGTAATTTCAGTGACCGACGGTATTTGCCGTGTACATGGCTTATCTGGTGTGATGCAGGGCGAGATGTTGGAGTTCCCTAACAACACTATCGGCCTCGCTTTGAATCTTGAGCGTGATTCTGTTGGTGCTGTGGTGTTGGGTGAGTACACCCACATCAAAGAAGGCGACCCGGTGAAATGTACAGGCCGCATTTTGGAAGTTCCAGTTGGCCCAGAACTTCTTGGTCGCGTTGTTAACGCGCTTGGTCAGCCAATTGATGGCAAAGGCCCAATCAACACCAAGTTAACTGACTTTATTGAAAAAGTTGCTCCTGGCGTTATCGCACGTCAATCTGTTAGCCAGCCAGTTCAAACTGGTTTGAAGGCGATTGATGCGATGGTTCCAATTGGTCGTGGTCAGCGTGAGTTGATCATTGGCGACCGCCAGACTGGTAAGACAGCTGTTGCGGTTGACGCGATCATTAACCAAAAAGGTAAAGGCGTTTATTGCGTTTACGTTGCGATCGGTCAAAAAGCTTCCACTATTGCTAACGTTGTTCGCAAGCTCACCGAATTGGGCGCGATGGAGTACACCGTTGTTGTTGCAGCCAGTGCCTCTGAGTCTGCAGCGATGCAGTACCTCTCTGCATACGCAGGTTGCACTATGGGTGAATACTTCCGCGATCGCGGCGAAGATGCTTTGATTGTTTACGATGACTTGACCAAGCAAGCGGTTGCTTATCGTCAAATTTCCTTGTTGCTCCGCCGCCCACCAGGCCGCGAAGCTTATCCTGGCGACGTGTTCTACCTCCACTCACGCTTGCTCGAGCGCGCTGCTCGTGTAAATGCTGAGTATGTTGAGAAGTTCACCAACGGCGCAGTAAAAGGTAAAACCGGTTCATTGACTGCATTGCCAATCATTGAAACTCAAGCTGGTGACGTTTCTGCATTCGTTCCAACCAACGTTATTTCGATTACCGATGGTCAGATCTTCTTGGAAACCGACTTGTTCAACGCTGGTATTCGTCCTGCGATTAACGCTGGTATTTCTGTTTCCCGCGTTGGTGGTGCTGCACAAACTAAGGTGATTAAGAAATTATCTGGCGGTATCCGTACCGACTTAGCGCAATATCGTGAATTGGCAGCGTTTGCTCAGTTCGCATCTGATCTTGACGAAGCAACCCGTAAGCAGCTCGAGCGTGGTCGTCGCGTTACTGAATTGTGTAAGCAAGCTCAATACAAGCCACTCCAGGTTTGGGAAATGGCAGCCTCACTTTATGCAGTTAACAACGGCTTCTTCGATGACCTCGAAGTGAAGAACGTATTGGCATTCGAAAAAGGCTTACAAGATCATTTGAAATCTAAATACGCTGACTTAGTTGGTCGTATCGAAGAAACCAAAGATCTGAGCAAAGACGACGAAGCTGCTTTGCGTGCCGCTATTGAGGATTACAAGCGTTCTGCCTCTTTCTAAGAGGGCTCGCATAAATCATGGCAAGCACAAAAGAGATACGATCTAAGATCAAGAGCGTGCAAAACACGCGCAAGATCACGAAGGCAATGGAAATGGTTGCCGCATCCAAGATGCGTCGCGCCCAGGAGCGCATGCGTAATGCGCGCCCATATGCTGAAAAAATTCGTGAGATCGTTGCTAACCTTTCAAAAGCTAATCCTGAGTTCCGCCCTGCTTATATGGCAACTCGTGAAGTGAAGAAGGTCGGCACGATTTTGGTTACTACAGACAAAGGCTTGTGCGGCGGTTTAAACACCAACGTCTTGCGTTTGATTGCGAACCAAGTGCGCGATTTGCAAGGAAACAATATTGAGATTGCGTACACCGCAATCGGTTCAAAAGGCCTACAATTTTTGAACCGCTCAAAAGCAAAACTGATTTCTCAAACAATTCAAATCGGCGATACCCCCCATTTGGATGTTTTGATTGGCGCAATTACTGCCCAATTAGAAGCGTTTGAGCGCGGCGAGATTGATGCTGTTTATTTGGCATATACCCGCTTTGTAAATGCAATGAAACAAGAGCCTGTTTTAGAGAAGCTTTTGCCTTTGGAGGCAGCCGACCTGACTCCAGAAGATAAGGCAGGCCCATCTTGGGATTACATTTACGAACCTGATGCTGAGTCCATTCTGAATGGCTTATTAAAGCGTTATGTTGAAGCAATGATTTATCAAGCGGTTGCCGAAAACATGGCTTCTGAGCAGTCTGCACGCATGGTCTCAATGAAGGCCGCTTCAGATAATGCGAAGAACGTCATTGGTGAATTGCAATTGGATTACAACAAGACTCGACAAGCTGCTATTACCAAAGAGTTGTCAGAAATTGTTGGCGGAGCGGCTGCGGTTTAAGCGGTCAGCGTTTAGGAATACGACAGAATTCAGGAATTAAAAGCGGAGAAATGCGATGAGTAACGGAAATATCGTGCAATGTATCGGTCCAGTGGTGGACATTCAGTTCCCACGTGACAAAATGCCAAACATTTATGATGCGTTGACATTAGTTGATAGCGGCGAAAAATCATTTGCTGAAAAAGGCTTGACCTTTGAAGTTCAGCAACAAATCGGTGACGGCGTAGTTCGCGCGATTGCCATGGGTGCGAGCGATGGCTTGCGTCGTGGCATGGAAGTGAAATCTACAGGTAAGCCAATTTCTGTGCCAGTTGGCCCAGCAACATTAGGCCGCATCATGGACGTTTTAGGGCGCCCAATTGATGACGCAGGTCCGATTGCTACTGAAGAGCGTCGCGCTATTCACCAGCCAGCGCCTAAGTTTGATGAGCTCTCGCCTTCTGTTGACTTGCTCGAAACCGGTATTAAGGTTATTGACTTAGTTTGCCCGTTCGCTAAAGGCGGTAAGGTTGGCTTGTTCGGTGGTGCCGGTGTTGGTAAGACCGTGAACATGATGGAATTGATTAACAACATCGCTAAGCAACACTCAGGTTTGTCAGTGTTCGCCGGTGTTGGTGAGCGTACTCGTGAAGGTAATGACTTCTACCACGAGATGAAAGAATCTAACGTTATCGACAAAGTGGCGATGGTGTTTGGTCAGATGAACGAGCCTCCTGGCAACCGTTTGCGCGTTGCGTTGACTGGTTTGACTATGGCTGAAGCGTTCCGTGACGAAGGCCGTGACATTTTGTTCTTCGTTGATAACATCTACCGTTACACACTGGCTGGTACTGAAGTTTCTGCGTTGCTAGGTCGTATGCCTTCTGCTGTGGGTTACCAACCTACATTGGCTGAAGAGATGGGTAAATTGCAAGAGCGCATTACCTCTACTAAGACTGGTTCCGTTACTTCTATCCAGGCCGTTTACGTTCCTGCGGATGACTTAACCGATCCGTCACCAGCGACAACCTTCTTGCACTTAGACTCCACAGTTGTGTTGTCACGTGATATTGCAGCATTGGGTATTTACCCAGCGGTTGATCCATTGGACTCCACCAGCCGTCAGCTCGACCCACAAGTGGTTGGTCAAGAGCACTATGAAGTTGCTCGTGACGTACAGATGACTTTGCAGCGCTACAAAGAATTGCGCGACATTATTGCGATTTTGGGTATGGACGAGTTGTCACCAGAAGACAAATTGGCTGTATCACGTGCTCGTAAGATTCAGCGTTTCTTGTCCCAGCCTTTCCACGTTGCTGAAGTGTTTACTGGTTCACCAGGCAAATACGTGCCATTGAAAGAAACCATCCGTGGTTTCAAAATGATCTGCAGCGGCGAATTGGATCACTTGCCTGAGCAAGCGTTTTACATGGTGGGTTCAATTGATGAAGCCATCGAGAAAGCCAAGAAGCTTTAATCGATTTCATCTAGGGAAATTATGTCAAACATACATGTCGACGTAGTTAGTGCCGAGCGCTCTATTTTCAGTGGAGAGGCTAAGTTTGTAGCCCTTCCTGGTGAGGGTGGCGAGCTTGGCATCTTGCATGGTCACACCCCACTGATTACCCGTATTCGTCCTGGCTCTGTTCGCATTGAAAAGGCGGATGGCGATGAAGAATTCGTGTTTGTTGCTGGCGGTTATTTAGAAGTTCAGCCTGATCGCGTTACCGTATTAGCAGATACCGCTATTCGCGGACACGATCTTGATGAAGCAAAAGCATTAGAAGCCAAGAAGCGTGCAGAAGAAGCAATGCAAAACCGCGGCACTGATTTTGATTTGGCATTGGCCCAGTCCGAGTTTGCCATGGCAGCCGCTCAGCTTGCTGCTATCGCTCGTTTCCGCCGTAAAAAGTAAAAGTCGGTCATTCCCTTGTTATTAAATGATCGGTTTTTGAAGGCCTGCCTGGGCGAAGCGGTTGACCAAACACCGCTTTGGCTCATGCGACAAGCTGGCCGCTATCTTCCCGAATACAATGCGACCCGTGCTAAAGCTGGAAGCTTTCTCGGGCTTGCAAAAAATCCTGCATACGCCACTGAGGTAACACTTCAACCTTTGGATCGCTATCCATTGGATGCGGCTATTTTGTTCTCCGATATTTTGACCATTCCTGATGCAATGGGATTGGGCTTGAAATTTACGACTGGCGAAGGCCCGAGCTTTGATCACCCCCTTCGCACTGAAGAAGCGGTTAAAAAATTACGTGTCGCAGACATGGGTGAACTGAAATATGTATTTGATGCCGTTTCAGAGATTCGTAAGGCGCTGATACAGGATGGCAAGCAACGTGTTCCATTGATTGGCTTCTCTGGAAGCCCATGGACATTAGCTTGCTACATGATTGATGGTTCTGGTTCTGATGATTTCCGCCATGCTAAAACCATGATGTTCAGCCGTCCTGATTTGTTGAAGCACATCTTAGATATCAACGCTCAATCGGTTGCTGCGTATCTTACTGAGCAAGCAAAAGCCGGCGCACAAGCGCTGATGATTTTTGATACTTGGGGCGGAATGTTGCCAGACGGTTGGTATCAAGAGATGTCTTTGGCCTCTATGCAAAAAGTGATTGCGATGTTGCCAAGAGAGCATGAAGGTAGAAAAATTCCAGTGATTATGTTTACCAAGGGCGGCGCCATTTGGTTAAACGATATGGCGCAAGTTGGCGCGGATGTGATTGCAATGGATTGGACTATGTCGCTCAGTCGCGCACGCAAACAATTGCTTGCATTGAACAAGCCGCTAGCATTACAGGGTAATTTAGACCCGCTTGTGCTGTTCTCAGAACCCGCAGACATTGCAAAACAAGCAACCATACTGTTAGATGATCTCGCGAGTGCTCCCGCTCTAAAACCAGGCTTGCATCCTTTAGATGGGCACGTCTTTAATCTGGGGCATGGAATTTCTCAATTTACGCCACCAGAAAGCGTTACAGTTTTGGCTGAAACGGTCATCAAGCACTCCAGGGCTCTAAGATCAAAGCAATAATCCTGAGTGATTGCTAACTTGCAGCTAAGATTTTTGGCAAAAGTTATGCACAGTTTTGGTTACAAATCAAAATTCAGGGGGATTCCGATTAAAGATGAATTTTTACTTTCGGAAGATGATGTAAATAACTGATTTATATAGTTATTTAATAATAATGCTCAAAAACAGAGCCGCTAGAGTTTGCTGGTAAATTAGCTTATAAATCACAGTTCTTGGATGATATCCACAGACTTATCCACAAGCAAAAAAGAAAAAACGAAGTAAATCATGTCTTCACCCATCGTGGTCCAAGTTGTTGTTGATAAGCCTTTGGCCCAGGGTTTTGATTATTTATGGGACAAGAGCGCATTGGGGTTAGATCCCGAGGTGGGCCATATTGTTGAGGTTCCATTTGGGCCCGCAACATTGGTAGGCATGGTCATAAAAGTTAGCGCTCACTCTGATTTTGATATTGAGAAGTTAAAGCCCGTTACCCAGTTGGCACCACTACCGCCAATGGACCCTGCCGCTTTGAGGCTAATGAATTTTGCAAGCCAATACTACATCCATGGACTTGGAGAAACCATCATCCCTACGATTCCACAGATGTGGAAAAAGTCCTCGGA of Polynucleobacter sp. AP-Titi-500A-B4 contains these proteins:
- a CDS encoding ParB/RepB/Spo0J family partition protein, which produces MVAIKKKGLGRGLEALLGEKTPQVNSSAEINRLPLTALQAGKYQPRQKMEAGALQELAESIREQGVMQPLLVRLVSPGKYEIIAGERRFRAATMAGLKEVPVLVSGADDQAAAAMALVENMQREDLNPLEESQGLARLIEEFGFTHEQAAKAVGKSRSAISNLLRLAQLAKPVQAMLLAGDIDMGHARALLPLPGASQVALAQKIAAQGLSVREAERMSTALASAGGQIGDKKAKSKPGELAPSRDPDMRRLTQEIADLIGLSAEFKFKGKGGELRISFSQFDELDSLLKKLGISAD
- the atpB gene encoding F0F1 ATP synthase subunit A, with product MSSEVNAAAEVAHHAATEPLTPTAYIAEHLQNLNNIGAAQSSIIDFSVINLDTMFWTTLMGLVAVFLLVIAARRASPGVPGRFQCLVEMLVEMVETQSKGIVHGDRSYIAPLALFVFCWIILLNTLDLVPVDWIVGVNHFIGSFGIHVPHHKIVPTTDLNATLGLSFSVLLLVFFYSFKVKGVGGFMHELISAPFGAKWYLMPFNLVLNIIEYVAKGVSLGMRLFGNMYAGELIFLLIALLGSIWTFNLDLSMLGFVGNVLAGSAWAIFHILVILLQAFIFMMLTLVYIGQAHSHH
- the atpE gene encoding F0F1 ATP synthase subunit C, producing the protein MQAFLANIQGLTAIGIGLIIGLGALGACLGIGLMGGKFIEGAARQPELINELQTKMFLLAGLIDAAFLIGVGVAMLFAFANPLLAVIK
- the atpG gene encoding F0F1 ATP synthase subunit gamma; protein product: MASTKEIRSKIKSVQNTRKITKAMEMVAASKMRRAQERMRNARPYAEKIREIVANLSKANPEFRPAYMATREVKKVGTILVTTDKGLCGGLNTNVLRLIANQVRDLQGNNIEIAYTAIGSKGLQFLNRSKAKLISQTIQIGDTPHLDVLIGAITAQLEAFERGEIDAVYLAYTRFVNAMKQEPVLEKLLPLEAADLTPEDKAGPSWDYIYEPDAESILNGLLKRYVEAMIYQAVAENMASEQSARMVSMKAASDNAKNVIGELQLDYNKTRQAAITKELSEIVGGAAAV
- the rsmG gene encoding 16S rRNA (guanine(527)-N(7))-methyltransferase RsmG produces the protein MTEDLLALGIEELGLNLSDANIADLELFLQEMGRWNQVHNLTAIENEQDSIRLHLIDSIVVLPILRQFLKTSNPKIADLGSGGGLPAIPIAIVQPEWRLSLIEAIRKKTAFLQHVRGKLKLSNIEVLSERVENVAMQQPGQFDAVISRAFTNLARYLELSLPLLKPDGLVFAMKAKRADEEMADVCKEDWRLLADETLSIPNLSVERRLLVLTPVRKSIPSL
- a CDS encoding ATP synthase subunit I; translation: MISRDKFLDKPKQFVAHEWDELEQDSYKTLTKQEMDALRASKPRNFATINSWWVVLGQVAVTVLIACLCFIFSDRADRTVYTYSALVGGLIGFLPSALFLMRIEAARKSSKSNAGGFLAAIVSGEFIKILATFGLFIGFALKQPDLKWIPLLVAYLATLKCYLLAWFWK
- a CDS encoding F0F1 ATP synthase subunit B; its protein translation is MNLNATLFAQMIVFFVLWWVVARFVWPPLVKALDERSTKIADGLAAAERGKEELALANNAAEQELSKARQEGVQRVAEAEKRAQMSADEIRANAQAEAARIISQAKEDADQQVTRAREVLRAEVAVLAVKGAEQILRREVDAKAHSALLDQLKAEL
- the atpD gene encoding F0F1 ATP synthase subunit beta — its product is MSNGNIVQCIGPVVDIQFPRDKMPNIYDALTLVDSGEKSFAEKGLTFEVQQQIGDGVVRAIAMGASDGLRRGMEVKSTGKPISVPVGPATLGRIMDVLGRPIDDAGPIATEERRAIHQPAPKFDELSPSVDLLETGIKVIDLVCPFAKGGKVGLFGGAGVGKTVNMMELINNIAKQHSGLSVFAGVGERTREGNDFYHEMKESNVIDKVAMVFGQMNEPPGNRLRVALTGLTMAEAFRDEGRDILFFVDNIYRYTLAGTEVSALLGRMPSAVGYQPTLAEEMGKLQERITSTKTGSVTSIQAVYVPADDLTDPSPATTFLHLDSTVVLSRDIAALGIYPAVDPLDSTSRQLDPQVVGQEHYEVARDVQMTLQRYKELRDIIAILGMDELSPEDKLAVSRARKIQRFLSQPFHVAEVFTGSPGKYVPLKETIRGFKMICSGELDHLPEQAFYMVGSIDEAIEKAKKL
- a CDS encoding F0F1 ATP synthase subunit delta, with the translated sequence MAELATIARPYAEALFQSAQPNEFAKTLEQLNELAQLAVLPEIAGLSNNPKVSADDLTKLLSGMVKTKLDGKIASFLSLVNQNHRLAAIPEIAHQFEAMKNKSEGAAEVMITSAFPLEGSALNDLLSSLKKRFGGKELRPTIQVDPALIGGVRIQVGDEVMDSSVKAQLAQMQASLGA
- a CDS encoding ParA family protein — encoded protein: MAKIFCIANQKGGVGKTTTAVNLAAGLSGLKQRVLLVDLDPQGNATMGSGVEKADLNNSVYQVLIGLAAVKDCAQRCESSAYDVLPANRDLAGAEIELVDIDARESRLKDALGQIANDYDFILIDCPPALSLLTLNGLCAANGVIVPMQCEYFALEGLSDLVNTIKQVHANLNPDLVIIGLLRVMFDARMTLQQQVSEQLLEHFGDKVFKTIIPRNVRLAEAPSYGLPGVAFDKTSRGAKAYLEFGAEMVERIKHM
- the atpA gene encoding F0F1 ATP synthase subunit alpha, whose product is MQLNPSEISELIKSRISELGVDAQSRNEGTVISVTDGICRVHGLSGVMQGEMLEFPNNTIGLALNLERDSVGAVVLGEYTHIKEGDPVKCTGRILEVPVGPELLGRVVNALGQPIDGKGPINTKLTDFIEKVAPGVIARQSVSQPVQTGLKAIDAMVPIGRGQRELIIGDRQTGKTAVAVDAIINQKGKGVYCVYVAIGQKASTIANVVRKLTELGAMEYTVVVAASASESAAMQYLSAYAGCTMGEYFRDRGEDALIVYDDLTKQAVAYRQISLLLRRPPGREAYPGDVFYLHSRLLERAARVNAEYVEKFTNGAVKGKTGSLTALPIIETQAGDVSAFVPTNVISITDGQIFLETDLFNAGIRPAINAGISVSRVGGAAQTKVIKKLSGGIRTDLAQYRELAAFAQFASDLDEATRKQLERGRRVTELCKQAQYKPLQVWEMAASLYAVNNGFFDDLEVKNVLAFEKGLQDHLKSKYADLVGRIEETKDLSKDDEAALRAAIEDYKRSASF
- a CDS encoding F0F1 ATP synthase subunit epsilon, with the translated sequence MSNIHVDVVSAERSIFSGEAKFVALPGEGGELGILHGHTPLITRIRPGSVRIEKADGDEEFVFVAGGYLEVQPDRVTVLADTAIRGHDLDEAKALEAKKRAEEAMQNRGTDFDLALAQSEFAMAAAQLAAIARFRRKK